The genomic DNA agtaCTTTGGGAAATACCTACTACCTGAAGTATTGTATGACGAGTGATGATTTAACTTAAGccatttaaaagtaattaaatttaatagtatgaaaaaatattgataattttttggtacAAATATTAGTATACACAAGAAAATAACAAAGACAGAGTTCGATTcttgacatttaaatataatgaaggtatctaaagaattattgaaatttatacaTGACTTTAAAATAATACTGTAAGGGCGCCAAAACAGcttgagtaatttaaaatcatttaagGAGATTacgtaaaaagtaaaaatattataaaattttatgatatctttaaaaaataaatgatggcCGTTATTTTGACGGACAAATTAATATAAGGAAAATTCCAGTTCCAAATTAGATTGCCAATATTTTACTAAACATTGAACTAAAAGTTTATATTAAACGGTATCATTTACAGCTCAGCATTCTGtttaacataatttttaactaattttgagCTCATTTTTTTACGTATTTAGGATTCAAATTAGTATGTACAAAAtagtaacaaaattttaaacaattatctttaaattagtgattatttttattattgataattctcattgttattattatcgcgtttatttgaaaaaaaatttcgggaCACCCAAAATTTTGCATAGAAGAGTTAAAAATGACGATTAagatcaattttgaaaaaaagcattttttactaaatttttgggGTGGTCCGTTTTGCACACCCGGTCCCGCCGTGCCCACCTTTCCTCTATTTAAATATCTGTTagcgcgaaaaaaaaaaacgtcacaTATATAGTACATAGATTTTCTGCATATGtctacatatacatatatatacttttgtGCGAGTTACTTAGTGCATGCACTATTATATTATTGTGTCGTCTCgctgtatttaatttttttattgtcggAGTATTAAGTAACAGTTTTGCTTGCTCGCTTACTCGctcaagttatttatttttatcatttatttcttcttcttcatcttaATCTTTTTACGCCTGATGATCGAGACTCGGACTGGTCACGGCGTCAGTAAATTGACCGATAATGTTACCTGGCACTGATTACTGGATAGTAATGATGGATGCACAGAGTCGTCCAAGACTTTTctctcttcttcttctttatcTTCATCTTCTTCTTCTCTCTAAGAGCATCAGGACTTGGCATCTTACCATCTACACAAGACTAGGTCTAAGCCCGCTACAGGGGCTGTCCTCTGAGTCTTCAAGCCCAAGGTCGCTAACCTTATTCTTCTTCTTATACTTCTTAGCATCAGACCCGCGGGTACTCTTTGGCGCCACTTACTCCTTCATTTTCACTGGCTGAGGAAactaacatacatatataactgATAAATAAACCCTTTCAGCGATAAATCGTCACACTTATTCAAGAATTTAACGCCTATACTCAGGAAATTGAGTCTATGAATCAATCCACACTATCATCAGATCCTAACacttttaatcttttattttttttttacatcatacCCACATTTACATGTAACATTACAATTATCTAAATATTAATTCGTTTACTTGAGTGTTAACTTCAAGTCATTTATTGagtatcattatcattattattttacatattatatttattaattactttctATTATATGAGTTTTATCTTTATCTTCATACATTGCTACTGTAATTAAATCATTGAAAGTTGATCAAATTGcggtagaaaaatttatattattaattgcatGGTTAAGTATTCAAATTcggtaaaaataatacaatttatttgtAGAAAAATCGAcggttacatttttaatttaatcgatATCATAAATCGATTTTAGAATACTGTATTTATGAATAACATTATGGAGATTACAATTAAATActgtagttatatatatgtatatatgtttcTAGTTGTAATATTTGAagacaaataaaataagtggCACTAGTACGGTGTGATGGCCAATGGAAATTGACGATCCCGAAGATATAGATCTGAAAAATTAGTAGTTCTAGTTAAAGAGAAATCTGTAAGAATATGAAACACTagaagacaaaaaataaaatatttttttttgttaaaaatcttTATTGTGTATAAGAGAAAATGGGGCAAGTTGGCAACGAGGTCAGAGGAtcaaaattatgatcctgaaattgacggacaattaaaattttttagatatttaaaaaagaaatcattaacaaaaaataatctatcgttttcaaaaaagtcaaaaaattattagacgtcagccaacttcagtatcatccaaaattttgattaaaaaaatgacttattCAGTGTTCattatttggaattttttttttattattgggCACTGGAAAAAAATACTCAGGGGTAAAATGAGCaactggaaatttttttttttgagttttataGTTTtcggtaaaaatgaaaattaaaaaaaaatcaagtcaGATTTAGTATAGcacgttaattttttatgggtTCCCATAGTCATTGTGGTCCACATGTGTCATGCATGGGTATACTATGAGAATGCAGTATAGTATCAGAACTCAGTCATAAATGCAATGATAATATTTGGGAAATGGATATGGACAAAACAGGAAAGGCGACTGTAAAAATcttcaatataatttttattatcattacaattaatataatttagtttCGATAACAATTGGTTGAATAgtagatttatttatcaatggGTTACTATACCAgtcaaaatctaaaaattttattaaattctttttttggaACGAACATTCCTCAGGATATTTTTCCGCTTACAAAAGTCCAACAAACCCACAGCTTACAGGTGTCCCAGCATTTCCGTTTATTAATGATTGCTCATTTCCTCCGTTACCGAGATCATCAACACCTGAAAGAATAACAGCACCATGTCCAAGAATGGAGTTTAGTCCATCTAAAGAAATCACATTATCAACAATATTTATGACAGCAACACCATCAGCGTTGGCTTCAATATTTCCAAGATCCCCAACATGTCTTATAGTATCTGTTGGTGCTCCATGTACGTgctaaaattataatcatagtaaaaataataataataataataatgataataataataataataataataataataataataataataataataataataataataataataataataataataataataataataataataataaattacatttgtAGGATTAAAGTGTCCACCAATGTTAgtgcaattattataaaaatttcctaaaTCATAAATATGAAACCCGTGTTTTCCCGGAGTGAGTCCTGTAATTGTTCCAGTTATAGTTACGGGCCCACCAGAATCACTCTGGACAAATCTAATATTTACAGCGATATTGTTAGGATGTTCCTCAAGAAATTTCACAATTGCAATTGTATCTTCACTAACTGCGACAGCGGCAAATACCAGCAATAAAATGATTGATTTCATTTTCTTGATTTCTCactaataagaaaaataaataataaatattaataaaactgaCATGATCGTATGACTCTCAAACTTGCGTTCCTCAGTAAGTTCATACTTAATACCAATAACAATCAATTCCCGaggtatttttgttttttgtgatgtataattaataagatatattttttatctccaaGTTCACGTTTAACAAGATCAaaacttgataaaaatataataaatatcactTATCTCTTTCAATGATTATGTAGCGTAATTACTGATATGAATTacaatattgtaattatataatttaaaaaaatcgtgtTTATTTAACACTGTTGTTGAAATGAAACTTAcactttagttttttttaaaatcacttcCAAATTATCGTTTCTTCCTCCAATCAGATGTCGACGCGCGTTCACCAAACTACTGAATATTGTTTGATAAGTGTCTAAGTGCCAGGCGATGGCTTATATCATAGtagatataaatgtatgtgtaTACATATACGCACATATGTCTTATCTTTGGGGTCGAGGTAACGTAAAAATCTGTAAGACCGTGATAGCTATGAAAATGCAGATTAGTTACATTTTATTGACAAGGTCCTCAGATTCTTAGGAAAATCtctaaacaaaataatacataattttttcatattaagtATCCAGGGCAAAATAAGACGTCatttttagaacaaaaaaaaattttgctcttcaaaaattttagattacGATTTGTAAAATGAAAGGAGCGCATAGGTCAGTGTGAATAGTGCGGctacttagaaaaaattttacttgttatctaaatttttttttttaaataaactcggAACAAACATCGagaaacataaaattataaatagcttaaaacaaatattttatctatgattttgtaattattttacatacataggtcataaaaaataaataagtataaaaaagataaaatatcattttgtGCGAAAACcacctattttttcgatcctcacagtagctatcccccttaattgtttaaatcgatATAACTCCCGCACCATTGATTTGATGAGGAAGTTTGTTGAAACAAAAAGgttgaaaataagaaaatgtacaaaaaaaatatcgaagtttttttttctatcttgAATATATTGCGAGATATGGCAAAAAAACGAGCCGGgcgctcggacctctccctTTCGCACAaccagttgcctagtgtgcgCGCTCCCTTTCCGCCAAATCGCATTTAACGGTCAATAGGTCCgaatattttcaagttttttgtaataaaaatcaaagaaaataaaaaaaatcgacaaattgtcgatactaccaatcgacTGCATTTTGCGCcaatattcaaatttgaaatgaatATTAGCTACGatacaagaaaattaatattggaaattctttatcaaaaatttactcTCAGGAAAGTTGAAGAGGGTGTTtggaatttaaattctttCGTTTATGAACCAAGAGACCTGttgatttgaaattcaaaacaaatatttgcttccaaaatagaaaatgaataaaaaaattatttttgttagtagttattttttggatatttttttttcaaattgtagggcactggaaaaaatatttagaggtAAAATGAgctactgtaaaaaaatttttttctgatttttgattttcataatttttggcaaaaatgaaatttttaaaaagtcgaCTTGAGCCAGATTTAATATAGCAGGTtagttttctatgggttccCATAGCCACTGTGGTTCACATGTGTCATGCATGTTTACTTTGCAAATGCAGTATAGTATGAGAAGCaatgcaataataataataaggaaaTAGAAATAGACGAGACTGAAAAAGGCGACTGTAAAAACTGTGAAAAtcattaaagaaatttttatcatcattacaattcaaataatttaattttgataacgatTGATTGATTAGTAGATTGATTTATCAATAGGTTATCATAGTAGACaaagcataaaaattttaaacaaaaaaagtaattttcaacttcccgctaagaaaattgaaaattttcaaaaattcgggaagttattggtttcggtccgatttgcaaaaaccgaatttctatcagattttgacgttttgaggttctaggaagttatcctgactaatttcacgatgatgtacgagtgtatatatgtgtatacgtacgtacgtacgtatgtatgtatgtaaatattcataactcttgaacggatgaaccgattttgatctttgaggtgtcattcgacgcgacTTGTTAATATCTcgaagccgtaaaaatttgaacttaattggtagggtgcgttcagagatatttcaaaaataaaattttttcaaaaatgttttatttggataacttttaatttgcttgatggattgattccaaaatctaatcagctctaaaactctataagccgcgtcgaatgccacctcaaccatcaaaatcggttcatttgttcaagagaaaccgttgacgaaagaattgaaaagaaattttttttttgtttttttgaaatttctcaaaaacggctggataaatcaatttcaaaatctaatcagctctaaaacttaataaaacgcgtcgattgccgcctcaaccgtcttaatcggttaattcgttcgcgagatatcgtgggagaaagaaatgctaaaaaatgtttttttagaaaacaatggcatatcaaagtattttcgagctcgaggagctcgtaaatgtattcacaataatgttttcgagctcaacgagctcgaaaacagcggaaagttttggggctggcccgcagggttaaccgacagaccgattttttttttttaaaggggCTCATTACACTCCAGTTATTTTTCGGCTGTTCTTAATTTAAGACAATCTGTCGGGTAAAAAACCCATTGGAACAAAAATTCATCACGATATTGTTTCGCTTACTTAAGTCCAATAACTCCACAGCTCACAGGAGACCCAGTATTTCCGTTTATTAATGATTCCTCATTTCCTCCTTTGCCAAGATCATCAACATTTGAATGAACAACAACACTGCGTCCAATAATATTGTTTGGTCCAACTAACGAAATCATATTATCAcgagtatataaatatacgtcAGCATAACCATTATCGCGGGCTCTAATATTTCCAAGATCCCCAACATGTCTTACAGTATCTGTTAGTGCTCCATGTGTTtgctaaaattataattatagtaaaaataataataataataataataataataataataataataataataataataataataataataataataataataataataataataataataataataaaaaattacatttgtaGGATTAAAGTGTCCACCAGTGCTAAGACAATTATTAGAAAGATCACCTTTCTCATGAATATGAATCCCGTGTTGTCCCGGAGTGAGTCCAGTAATTGATCCAGATATAATTACTGACCCatattttataactatttGAAGATTTCCAGAGACAGGGTTGGTATCTTCATGGGGTAAAAGCTTCACAACTGCAATAATTTCTTCACTAACTGCGACAGCGGCAAATGCCAGCAACAAAACGATTGATTTCATTTTCTGGATTTctcactaataaaaaaaaataaataatcataaaactGACATGATCgtataattttcaatgtgAATTATCAGTAAATGATTAtggtgataataaaataaggaTGATGAACAACATTATAAGCTTCGAAACTGACGTTCCTCAGTTATTTTATACTCAATACCAACAACAATTAATTCCTGagctatttttgtttttcgtaat from Microplitis mediator isolate UGA2020A chromosome 7, iyMicMedi2.1, whole genome shotgun sequence includes the following:
- the LOC130671568 gene encoding superoxide dismutase [Cu-Zn]-like; this translates as MKSIILLLVFAAVAVSEDTIAIVKFLEEHPNNIAVNIRFVQSDSGGPVTITGTITGLTPGKHGFHIYDLGNFYNNCTNIGGHFNPTNHVHGAPTDTIRHVGDLGNIEANADGVAVINIVDNVISLDGLNSILGHGAVILSGVDDLGNGGNEQSLINGNAGTPVSCGFVGLL
- the LOC130671567 gene encoding uncharacterized protein LOC130671567, translating into MKSIVLLLAFAAVAVSEEIIAVVKLLPHEDTNPVSGNLQIVIKYGSVIISGSITGLTPGQHGIHIHEKGDLSNNCLSTGGHFNPTNQTHGALTDTVRHVGDLGNIRARDNGYADVYLYTRDNMISLVGPNNIIGRSVVVHSNVDDLGKGGNEESLINGNTGSPVSCGVIGLKSISSGSSISIGHHTVLVPLILFVFKYYN